The nucleotide window TTGGCGTAGAACAACACCACGTCGGTGTCGTGCTCCGCCAGTGCCGAACGCAGGATCGACATCACCGGGGTCACCCCGCTGCCGGCCGCGAAGAGGTACAGCGGTCCTTCCCAGGACCGTGGCGTGAAGACGCCCGACGGTGGGAGGATATGCAGCACCAATCCCGGTTCGGCGTTGTCGCACAACCAGTTCGACCCGTAGCCGCCGCGGGTTCGTTTGACGGTGATCGCCGGGGAGGCGTCGACGTTCGGGGCCGTGGACAGGGAGTAGCTGCGGGCGACGGGGCCGGTGCGGTCACTGGGGATACGGACGGTGATGAACTGTCCGGGCCGGTAGTCGGTGCCGGCAGGGAAGTCCAGCACGATCGTGCGGGCCTCCGGGGTCTCGTCGATGACCGCGGTGACGGTCACGTCGATGCCGAGGGTCCGTGCGACGGGAGAGATGGCCGATTGGGTCATGTGGTGGTCCTGGAGATGAGGGGAATGGCTCGGTACCACAGTTCGCCGAGTGCGGTGCCGAGCGCTTCGAGTCGCTCTCGTCGAGGGGTGCTGGTCGGCAGCCCGACATGGATGTAGGCCATCTGTTCGGTGGCACATCCCAGCGTCTCCGCGAGCAGATTGGTGTCACAGCTTTCGATCGCGCCGCTCGCGACGAGGCGTTCGAGCCAACGTTCGGTGCGTCGGACGAAGTCTCCACGAAGGTTGAGCCACAACTGTTTGAATCCCGGGTTCTCGCTGGCCGCGGCGGCCTCGCGGAGCAGGCGCAGCATGTGGCGGCTACGGGCGTAGGCCTGTAGATATGTCGTGTTGACCTCGATCAGCGATTCCAACTCACCGTGGGTTCGGTCGGGCCGCAACCGGGCGGTGGCCAGTTCCTGCAGCGACGGCCGGAGAGCCGCGAGGAAGATGTCGTCCAGGCCTACGAAGTGACGGTAGAAGTTGCCTTGAGAAACGTTGGCGCGGTGGGTGATGTCCGAGATGCGGGTGCGGGTGTATCCGTACTCGGTGAAGCACTCGGTGGCCGCTTTCACCAGTTTGTCGCGGGTCTGTTCACCGCGCTTGTTGGCGCGTTTGGTCGAGACCGCGGTCTCGTCGAGCAGTCCGGCCGCCGAATAGGCCGCGTTGATCCCGTCGTGCTCGCGTGTGTCCGGGCCGGTCTCGGTACTCATCGGGTCGCTGCTTCCAGCGACCGCGCTGCCTGTAGTGCCTTCAGCGGATGGTCATCAGGCAAGGTGTCGGGGAGGAACGACAGCAGTTCGTCGAGATACTCGTCGCTGGTGTCCCCGGAGTTCAATGCGTCGCCTGCGTAGACCTTTCCGGTCGTACCGTCGACGGTGACCGTCTGTCCCGCCAAGGTCTGCGAGAGGCCGATCCCACAGCCGACGACGCACGGCACGCCGATCTCGCGGCACACGAGTGCGGCATGAGAGGTGGTTCCGCCGACCTCCGTGACCACGGCGACGGAGTCGAACATCGCCGGGACATCGGCCGGGGAGGTCGATGGGCGCACGAGGACCACGCGTTCGCCCTCGGCGGCCGCGATGCAGGCGGCGTCGGTGTCCGTGTAGACGACGCCGACGGCGGCTCCCGGTCCTGCGCCCGTGCCCGAGGCGAGCAGTTCGGCGCACGCGTCGGCCGAGTTGTGCTGCGCGAGCGTCTCGGCCTGCTCTGCGCTGATCCGCGAGACGGCCTCCTCGCGGCTGATGAGGCC belongs to Gordonia westfalica and includes:
- a CDS encoding TetR/AcrR family transcriptional regulator, with protein sequence MSTETGPDTREHDGINAAYSAAGLLDETAVSTKRANKRGEQTRDKLVKAATECFTEYGYTRTRISDITHRANVSQGNFYRHFVGLDDIFLAALRPSLQELATARLRPDRTHGELESLIEVNTTYLQAYARSRHMLRLLREAAAASENPGFKQLWLNLRGDFVRRTERWLERLVASGAIESCDTNLLAETLGCATEQMAYIHVGLPTSTPRRERLEALGTALGELWYRAIPLISRTTT